The following are from one region of the Salvia splendens isolate huo1 chromosome 2, SspV2, whole genome shotgun sequence genome:
- the LOC121762414 gene encoding putative uncharacterized protein DDB_G0291608, which translates to MASSSTGRAPTSGSKSFDFGSDDILCSHDDYGNQDGNNGIHTDPSIAPMEFNKSRMARSSVFSAATYVTPEEASFSQDVISTVESSVKKYTDNIMRFLEGISSRLSQLELYCYNLDKSVGEMRADWVRDHREAESKLRSLEKHVQEVHRSVQILRDKQELADTQKELAKLQLAQKDSSSANTKQQHEERTSAPASEPKNAENSSNFHDQQLALALPHQVAPQPSHHPRPVEHQHPSVAPQSSMPPQSMASYCLPPQQMTNIPPSQQSQTQYLPAQPQLQDLSRMAPQPSQPQGNMSPQVQPYPQQWSQQQPPQQSALPPQIRASSPLVYSSYSPAQPNQSPSEMAPGSMHMQVSFAGASQPGPADSDGLPYGYGAPARPIQQQVPTQQHKTGYAAQSGDGYMTVGPRPQLPPGNAYMVFDGESGRAHHLPPQPQFQQNVYPSNSIPPQNPPRVPSNNMLGTPQPMRGHPYNELIEKLGNMGYRSDHVIGVIQRLEESGQPIDFNSVLDRLNGHSSGSQRGW; encoded by the exons ATGGCATCGAGCTCTACTGGTCGCGCCCCTACTTCCGGTTCAAAATCGTTCGATTTCGGCTCCGATGATATCCTTTGTTCCCACGACGATTACGGAAATCAGGACGGAAATAATGGTATCCACACCGATCCTTCCATTGCACCCATG GAGTTCAACAAAAGCAGGATGGCGAGATCGTCTGTATTTTCTGCTGCAACTTATGTTACACCTGAAGAAGCTTCGTTTAGTCAAGATGTAATCTCCACCGTTGAAAGCAGTGTGAAGAAATACACTGACAATATCATGCGTTTTCTTGAGGGAATTAGTTCACGGCTGTCACAGTTGGAATTATACTGTTACAATCTGGACAAATCAGTTGGAGAAATGCGCGCTGACTGGGTTCGTGATCACCGAGAGGCAGAGTCAAAGCTCAGATCTCTGGAAAAGCATGTTCAAGAG GTGCACAGGTCTGTGCAGATTTTACGAGATAAGCAGGAACTTGCTGATACTCAGAAGGAGTTAGCCAAACTTCAGCTTGCACAAAAGGATTCCTCTTCAGCTAACACTAAACAACAGCATGAGGAGAGAACTTCTGCACCTGCTTCTGAACCCAAAAATGCTGAGAACTCATCAAATTTTCATGATCAGCAATTGGCACTTGCACTACCTCATCAAGTAGCTCCACAGCCCTCTCACCATCCTCGGCCAGTCGAGCATCAGCATCCTTCAGTTGCACCCCAGTCATCCATGCCTCCCCAGAGTATGGCGTCATATTGCTTGCCTCCTCAACAAATGACCAATATACCCCCATCCCAACAATCTCAGACTCAGTACCTGCCGGCACAACCTCAACTTCAAGATCTCTCCAGGATGGCACCACAGCCTTCCCAGCCTCAGGGAAATATGAGCCCGCAGGTTCAGCCATATCCGCAGCAGTGGTCCCAGCAGCAACCACCCCAACAGTCTGCTTTGCCGCCACAGATTAGAGCCTCCTCTCCACTGGTTTACTCTTCCTATTCTCCTGCTCAGCCAAACCAATCTCCTTCTGAAATGGCTCCTGGAAGCATGCATATGCAGGTATCCTTCGCAGGAGCATCCCAGCCTGGTCCGGCAGACTCTGATGGATTACCTTATGGGTACGGTGCACCTGCCCGACCAATTCAACAGCAGGTTCCTACACAACAACACAAGACTGGGTACGCAGCACAATCAGGGGATGGTTACATGACCGTTGGCCCTCGTCCACAGCTTCCTCCTGGGAATGCATACATGGTTTTCGATGGTGAATCAGGAAGGGCACATCATCTGCCTCCACAGCCTCAGTTCCAACAAAATGTTTATCCTTCTAATAGCATCCCTCCACAGAATCCACCTCGTGTTCCCAGCAATAACATGTTAGGCACACCTCAGCCCATGCGCGGCCATCCTTACAACGAGCTGATTGAGAAACTGGGCAACATGGGATACAGAAGCGACCATGTTATTGGTGTCATCCAGAGGCTGGAAGAGAGTGGTCAGCCTATCGATTTTAATTCTGTGCTCGACAGGTTAAATGGACACTCTTCGGGTTCTCAGAGAGGATGGTAA